Genomic DNA from Lutibacter sp. A80:
CAAATCCGTTTCCAAAACAAACATCAGTACAAAGTACAAACATTCGTGCAGGTAATAAGGTGTTCGCAATACGCTCCATTTTGTTTCATAAAATATATCTGCAAGGTAAATTTAAGTAGTAACGTCATTCTGAACTTGTTTCAGAATCTCATCAATTAAAAAGATAAATATAGTTTCAAACCCTTGCATATACCATAAATAGCACTAATTCGTCCACAGTCCTCATTTAGCACTAGTTAATTTATTTTATTTCACACATTCCACGCATTACTCACGCATAGCTATCTTTTACCCCTAAAACCCAATAAGGTATAAATTCATTTTAATTAGGGGTAAACCGCTATTACACTATTTTCGCTCGCCTGCCGCTCACTTCGGGCTAATCAAGTTGTCACAGTTTTTGAAGGCAGCCATTTTGCATATAAAATAAACCGTTGCAAGTAAATAGGATAATTCAGTAAAATTGATATTGAAATAATTCAATAACAATCCGATTTTAAATCACACAACGGTTTTATTACATATTGCAAACGCGTACAAGAGCAATGTATTCTGTTCCTCATTCGTCATTATGGTACTTTATAAATTTGATTTTAAAACCTAAATTAGTTTCCAACCCAACCAACAACAATAAACCAACAACTAACAGGCAAAATAAAGTACACAACATTTCTACATTCCTCACTCCATAAATTGCACTTGCTTTTCCCAAAGCTTCAAAAACTCCGCCAACTTTGCGTGTACCACGTAGTTGTTGCACGTACTTATACCTACGGCAACGTACTTTTGCCCCAACACCCTTCGTTCAACTCGCTAGGCGGCTCGCTTGAATGCTTCGCACATTACCTGCTTATATCAACTTTAAAACGTTTTATTAATAGTATATCAAGTGTCATTATTACTAATTATCTATATTCTACGACTTTATTTAAGGTGTTTATAGCATATTTGGATTTCAATAGATAGCTGTTAGTTTTTCAATAATAATTTAAAAATGATTTGTACATAAAACAATAATTTTAGTTCAAAGGAAAAATAAAAAAGTCAGCTAATATAGGTTGTTCCCTTCATCAGCCACACATAGCCTTTCAAGGTCAAGCCCTATGGGTTTTGAAAAAAATCTCCACCTCATATACATTCGGTTTCGTTTCAACATTCTACACAGGTTGTATTTTTCTCAAAAACCTTGACAGCCTTTGCCACACAACCAACACTCGTGCTTTCTTTTTTCTTTTTGTTTCAAAATTTATGTGCGAAGCGTAGCGAAGCAATTTTTAATGCGTAGCTATGTCAAATTTTGAAATTAAAACTCACAACGTAGGAAGAACCTACACTAAACCGCACTTTTTTATTTTAAATAAAGGATTAAACAGTGGTAAGCCGATGGAGCAACCTTGCCCAAACTGTTTTGTAATTACAACTAATTCCGAAGTTAGCCGGGAGTCACTTTATTATTTATGCCTATCTCTAAAAATTGGAAAGTTTTTTGGCTACTATTTAAAAGGAAGTGTTATCCCTTTTATCTGTATTTCAGATGCTAAAAATGTGATTAATACAGCATTACAAAATTACCAAGAGCAACAATGGCAAATTAAAGTTGAAAAACTCAAAAAAATAAATGCTTTTGAAGAAAATCTCAAACAACAAATACAAGCAATTTCACAATTAAAAATTGCTTTGTTGAGGTCTTAATTTTTAAAAGAACGTCACCCTGAACTTGTTTCAGGGTCTCATCCTCTTAAACCAAAATCAAATGAAACTAATAATTGCCGGAAGTCGAGCCTTCAATAATTACGAAAAATTATGTGCCGAATGTGATAACATTCTCCAGGATCAAAACAATATTGAAATTGTATCCGGAGCCTATTACAGAGGAGCCGACAAGCTTGGAGAACAATACGCAAAAGAACGAGGATATAAATTAACTAGGTTCCCTGCAAATTGGGATAAGTTTGGGAGAGCTGCTGGACCAAAAAGAAACCAACAAATGGCAAATTATGCTGATGCATTAATTGCCTTTTGGGATAGTAAAAGCAGAGGTACAAAAAATATGATTGACCTTTCAAAGCAAGCAGGCTTGCAATTAATAATTAATTGTTATCAATAGGCATTCTGTAATTAGCAATATCAATAATAAATTTAAATAAAGAGATTTTATTGATATATAATTTCATTTACTGTAATTTAGTGAAAAAATAATTGCAAGCTATATCATATTGATTTTATTAAAATATGTAAAACCTTGGCTTATGCCTTGTTTTAAACTAATAATTAGTGGGATTAGTTTGTATATAACAAGTTGTGTGCAATTCCAACGAAAAACTGATTTGTAAGCTAACCAGATTAGTATAAAATGATTATAGTCAAATATGTACAAATTTTAATTTATATTTGATAGTTGTCAAGAAAAAGAAAAAATGAAAAAAATAAATTGGATTTATATAACATTGATTGTCTTTGCTATTGCATTTGTTATATCCTGGTTACTTTTAAAAAATTGGAAAATATCATTAATTTTAGCAACAATTAGTGGAGTATTTACATTTACTTCTAACCCTGTTAGAAGATATATGAAAGCCTTTTGGTCTGTTTTTTCACTTCTATTGACTTTAAATTCTTTATCATTAAAATTTATTTTAAAACAAGTAAATACAAATACTACAGGTCAAATAGAAGGTAGTGTCGGAAGTTCCTCTATAGTTTTAAGCATTACTTTGGTTACTCTTTGTTTATTTCTATTATTACTTGATTATTTTGAAAGAAATGGAATACCTAAATTAGGTAAAAAAGTAAAATCAGACATAATTGTTAACAATAAAAATAAAATTGGTAAACAGATCAACATAAAAAAGAATAAAGGAAAAATTGAAATGTAATGGAAAAACACATTAACAACAATGGTCCTATCAAAAAACAATTAAATATAAAGGAAAATAACGGACCCATTATTTTTACCAAGAAAACTAGATTTGCACGAAGATTTGAGAAACTAAACGAAGAAGTTAAAAATGATGAAAGGTATGAAGGGACAATGGAAGCTTTAAAATTTTATTTAACCAAACTTGATGGAATTAGTGCTGAAACAAAATTATCTGATGGTGGTTTTAGCGAAAATGAAGTTATTTCTGCAATCAAGAGAAAAGAAAAGTATGCTAAACGTCTTCAACTAAATAGATTTTTTGAATCCGCACAATGGATAGACAGTCAATTATTCGCAAAAATAAAAATGGATTTCGAAGCATTTATTACACCATTAATTGATATTGGTTCTTCCAAAAGTGAAATATTAAAAGAAGTAGTTGTAAAAGTAATTCAGCCTGTACTCGATTTAATAAATTTAGAAGGTGAAGATGATGAAATATTAAACTACAATGCGGAAGATATCTTTGGGATGGTTTATTACTTAACAGGTCAATGTCACATAAATTGGAAAAATTATGATAGTATATAACCAAGCTCTAGACTTATATCATACAATTTTCAGATTACTTCACTTACTAAATAAGTTTGAAAACAAAAGTGTAATTGAAATTGAAAGGATAAGAATTTGGGATTTTTATTTACTATTCCCAAGTAAAATTCACGAAATAAAGCTAAAGCAGGGAGAATCTGACATACGGAAGTTAAGAAAACAATTCATAAAAGATTCAAAAAATCCTTATGAGAAAATATCTGAAAGCCGTAAGATATTTGAAAAAATAAAACCATACCAACTAGCTGCATTTAACTGTATAGCTTCATATGGAATTATAGATAAATCTTTTTTAAATCAACAAAGAATATCAATAATAAACAAAGAAATATTGATTGAATTTGTTAAGAATTTTGAAGATTTACCTGCAAAAGAAAAAAACGTAATTGCTTTAATGACTTCTCATTTTAACCAAATATCATTATTTGGAACGGATGGATTAAAGAGCAGAACTAACCTATTAGAAAGTAAATATGATGCGTAATAATTTATTCCTAAACAGACTCCGTATTTATACTGAAAATGGAGAAATCGCTTATGATGAAAAATTTCATAAAGGCGTAAATATAATTCGTGGTGATAATAGTAGTGGTAAATCAACTATTACACATTTTATTTTTTTCGTATTGGGTGGAGCTTTCAATGATTTTGTACCAGAAGCAAGGTTATGCTCACAAGCTATTGCAGAAGTTGAAATGAATGGTGCTACATTTACTATTAAACGAGATATTATAAAAGACGAAAAAAGTAATATAAGCACACAATCACCTTTATACTTTTTTTGGGGTAATATGGATGAAAGTTTTAATCCACCTGTAGATAAAAGTTGGCAAAAATTTGGTTACAAGACTACTGAAAATAGAAAAAGTTTTTCAAATATAATGTTTGACAATCTTGATTTACCAATTGTTAAAGGAGATAACAATATTACATTTCACCAAATATTAAGACTTTTATATATTGATCAAGAATCACCAACTAGTTCATTATTTTTATATGAACATTTTGACAGTCAATTGACAAGAGAGACTGTATCTGACTTATTATTAGGTGTATATAATGAAGAACTTTATGAGAATAAAAAACGTCTGATATCTGCTGAAAAAGAGTTTGAAAGTATTAAAAGTGAAATAAAAGCAACTTCACATTTTTTTTCTGACCCTCTAGCGCTTAATCCAATACATATTAACGAAGCGATAGAAAATAGAGAGATTGCAATATCTGAAATCCAACAAGAAATTGTATCTATAAGAAATAAGGATAAGGAAGTTAATTATGAAAAAGATTCAGAACTTTCTTTTCAAAAACTAAATCAAGATGCAATTTTACAACGTAAAATTGTTGCTGATATAGAAAATCAAATTACTTATTTGAACAATGAAATTGAAGACTCTGCCTTTTTTATAGAAACACTTGATAAAAAAATAATAGCGTTAAAGAATTCTATTCATACGAGAGAATTTTTAGGGAATCTTCCTCTAGAATACTGTCCAGAGTGCTTATCAAAAATAAAAACAAATACAGAAAGTTCAAATTGTAAACTATGCAAAGAACCAATAGATGAATCTTTTGGAGTAGTTCAAGCAAGAAGAATGGAACTTGAAATTGGTTTCCAGATTAATGAATCAAAAAAAATACTTGAAATTAATAAGAGAAATTTATTAGAATTAGAATCTAAACATTCAAGTGAAATAGGAAAACTTCACGATATTCAAAAACAAGTTAATTCCGCATTAGAAGACGTTAAGTCATTTAATGAAGAAGCAATAGACAACTTAAACAATAAAAAAGGTTTTATAGAAGGGGAAATTCTTCAATTTAGAACAATGTTAGAAAATGCAGAATTATATGACAGATTACTCCAAAAGAAGAATCAATTAGGAAAAGAAGTAAGTTATCTAAAATCGTATATTTTCAAAACAGAGAAAGCCCAAACATTATTAAAACAAACAATAAACGAAAAAATTAAGGAAGAAGGAATTTACTTACTTAACAATGATTTAGAGAGGCAAGATGAATTTAAAAACGCAAATGATTTCTTTATAGATTATTCAAATAACATTGCATTTTTAACCAGTAAGTTTTCAAAATATTCAGCAAGTTCAAATTTCTATTTAAAAGTTGCGGCAAGATTTTCGATCTTTTTAGCTTCATTACATATAGATGAGATGAGGTATCCAAGATTTATTTTTGCAGATAATATGGAAGACAAAGGTATTGAAATGATAAGAGCTCAAAATCTACAAGATTTATTAATTAAACGAGTTAATGATTTTGATGGAGATAATTATCAAATGATTTATACGACTTCATACATAACTGAAGAACTTAACAAAAGCATACTAGTTGTGGGAGATTATTACACAAAAGAAAATCCAAGTCTAAAAAACATTAAGTAAAAGAACTGCACGCAACAATGCATATAAAAAAAGCCTGGCTAAAAATTTAGCTAGGCTTTTTTATTTATTAGAAAATAGTCGTTTCAAAAAATAAGAAACAAAAAAACTAACCACTGCACCAATAGCAGCCATAACAATAGTAAAAATCACATCGTTTAAGCTAATATTTAATACAGTGGAAAGTAAAGTCCCACCAATAACCCCAGACTTTATTTGTATATCATTAGTCATAGAAATTATTCAATAATTTCTTCCTGTTTTTTCTTTTGGTCAGAAACTACAGCTTGACTTACAGCCGTAGCTACCGTTCCGGCAACAGTTAAATAAGTTGCAACTGTAATTACAGCTGCAGGTAATGAAATTGGAGCAGCAATAATTACACCACCTGCAGTGGCCAATGCAATTCCAATGTTTCTCAATTTTCTAAAAAAAGGTGGAGTCGGT
This window encodes:
- a CDS encoding ABC-three component system middle component 5; its protein translation is MIVYNQALDLYHTIFRLLHLLNKFENKSVIEIERIRIWDFYLLFPSKIHEIKLKQGESDIRKLRKQFIKDSKNPYEKISESRKIFEKIKPYQLAAFNCIASYGIIDKSFLNQQRISIINKEILIEFVKNFEDLPAKEKNVIALMTSHFNQISLFGTDGLKSRTNLLESKYDA
- a CDS encoding AAA family ATPase, with product MMRNNLFLNRLRIYTENGEIAYDEKFHKGVNIIRGDNSSGKSTITHFIFFVLGGAFNDFVPEARLCSQAIAEVEMNGATFTIKRDIIKDEKSNISTQSPLYFFWGNMDESFNPPVDKSWQKFGYKTTENRKSFSNIMFDNLDLPIVKGDNNITFHQILRLLYIDQESPTSSLFLYEHFDSQLTRETVSDLLLGVYNEELYENKKRLISAEKEFESIKSEIKATSHFFSDPLALNPIHINEAIENREIAISEIQQEIVSIRNKDKEVNYEKDSELSFQKLNQDAILQRKIVADIENQITYLNNEIEDSAFFIETLDKKIIALKNSIHTREFLGNLPLEYCPECLSKIKTNTESSNCKLCKEPIDESFGVVQARRMELEIGFQINESKKILEINKRNLLELESKHSSEIGKLHDIQKQVNSALEDVKSFNEEAIDNLNNKKGFIEGEILQFRTMLENAELYDRLLQKKNQLGKEVSYLKSYIFKTEKAQTLLKQTINEKIKEEGIYLLNNDLERQDEFKNANDFFIDYSNNIAFLTSKFSKYSASSNFYLKVAARFSIFLASLHIDEMRYPRFIFADNMEDKGIEMIRAQNLQDLLIKRVNDFDGDNYQMIYTTSYITEELNKSILVVGDYYTKENPSLKNIK
- a CDS encoding DUF2493 domain-containing protein; this translates as MKLIIAGSRAFNNYEKLCAECDNILQDQNNIEIVSGAYYRGADKLGEQYAKERGYKLTRFPANWDKFGRAAGPKRNQQMANYADALIAFWDSKSRGTKNMIDLSKQAGLQLIINCYQ
- a CDS encoding ABC-three component system protein, which encodes MEKHINNNGPIKKQLNIKENNGPIIFTKKTRFARRFEKLNEEVKNDERYEGTMEALKFYLTKLDGISAETKLSDGGFSENEVISAIKRKEKYAKRLQLNRFFESAQWIDSQLFAKIKMDFEAFITPLIDIGSSKSEILKEVVVKVIQPVLDLINLEGEDDEILNYNAEDIFGMVYYLTGQCHINWKNYDSI